In a genomic window of Paraburkholderia phenazinium:
- a CDS encoding AraC family transcriptional regulator, with protein MPLARPPELPEDDDAHSLARRYPRGMHIEPHSHTWAQVLYAMAGVMWVEVGREALVVPPQRAVWLPAGTVHSIHMMSEVEMRNIYLHKRNVQHLSKQSDVFEINGLLRELITTIAEYEHTHARDSAYLEVAYKLAMLELMHAPRSSLRIPLPDASDRRLDALCRAVIGNPSIAVSFEQHAASVGASVRTLARLFTRELGIGFSEWRRQVQLAVAVSGLAEGRSVSSIARDLGYLPSSFSDMFRRELGAPPTEFDPQETLSTAREETGAPAGK; from the coding sequence GTGCCGCTAGCCCGCCCTCCCGAACTCCCCGAAGACGACGACGCCCATTCGCTCGCGCGGCGCTATCCACGTGGGATGCACATCGAACCCCACTCGCACACCTGGGCGCAGGTGCTGTACGCCATGGCGGGTGTCATGTGGGTCGAAGTCGGCCGCGAGGCGCTGGTGGTGCCGCCGCAGCGCGCCGTGTGGCTGCCGGCCGGAACGGTGCACTCGATCCACATGATGAGCGAGGTCGAGATGCGCAATATCTATCTGCACAAGCGCAACGTCCAGCACCTCAGCAAGCAAAGCGATGTCTTCGAAATCAACGGCTTGCTGCGCGAGCTCATCACCACCATCGCCGAATACGAACACACCCACGCCCGCGACAGCGCCTATCTGGAGGTGGCGTACAAGCTCGCCATGCTGGAGCTGATGCATGCGCCGCGCTCGTCCTTGCGCATTCCGCTGCCGGATGCCTCCGACCGGCGGCTCGACGCGCTCTGCCGCGCGGTGATCGGCAACCCGTCGATTGCCGTCAGCTTCGAGCAGCATGCCGCCTCGGTCGGCGCGAGCGTACGCACGCTCGCGCGCCTGTTCACGCGTGAGCTCGGTATCGGCTTCTCCGAGTGGCGCCGCCAGGTGCAACTGGCCGTGGCCGTGTCCGGTCTGGCGGAAGGACGCTCGGTCAGCAGCATCGCGCGCGATCTCGGCTATCTGCCGAGCAGCTTCAGCGACATGTTCCGCCGCGAACTCGGCGCGCCGCCCACCGAATTCGATCCGCAGGAAACCCTCAGCACCGCGCGCGAGGAAACCGGCGCCCCCGCCGGCAAGTAA
- a CDS encoding cupin domain-containing protein, with the protein MSLLHLDSIANALPAAWRSTVLGQVGPARIKVLRMDESAYDEETHDYNEGLLVISGQMRLSVAGETIAVEAGQMYVAQAGVPHAVLPGSHGTLVIVDV; encoded by the coding sequence ATGTCCCTGCTGCATCTCGATTCCATTGCAAACGCGTTGCCGGCCGCCTGGCGTTCCACGGTGCTCGGCCAGGTCGGCCCTGCACGCATCAAGGTGCTCAGGATGGACGAAAGCGCCTATGACGAAGAGACGCACGACTACAACGAAGGCCTGCTGGTCATCAGCGGCCAGATGCGGCTGAGCGTCGCAGGCGAAACCATCGCGGTGGAAGCGGGCCAAATGTACGTGGCGCAGGCGGGTGTCCCGCATGCCGTGCTGCCGGGCAGTCATGGGACGCTGGTGATCGTCGACGTTTGA
- a CDS encoding class I SAM-dependent methyltransferase codes for MDQTSDSPNDLVANLDESVLLPQLGCPSGEVGVAVGDMLQRSNEAVINASFDLLDLHAGEQILEVGLGNGGHIPAVLSRAPGLRYAGVDISPTMIEVARSRNAFSIARKQVVLEVADVSLLPFADHTFDKAVAINTVYFWTSLAAGLREIRRVLRSNGVLAIAAITPDAAIEMPFAAYGFAVYDALALELACMAAGFNQVRIEPFVEPLTNPQAEAAPREFFLVSASASNG; via the coding sequence ATGGACCAGACATCCGATTCACCCAATGATCTCGTCGCCAATCTCGACGAGAGTGTCCTGCTACCCCAGCTAGGTTGTCCATCGGGTGAGGTAGGCGTGGCCGTCGGCGACATGCTCCAACGTTCCAATGAGGCTGTGATCAACGCGTCCTTCGACCTGCTCGATCTACATGCCGGCGAGCAGATCCTGGAAGTCGGGCTCGGCAACGGCGGACACATCCCAGCAGTCCTTAGTCGCGCGCCGGGGCTGCGCTATGCGGGCGTCGATATATCACCCACCATGATCGAGGTGGCGCGCTCGCGCAATGCCTTCTCCATCGCACGCAAGCAAGTTGTCCTTGAAGTCGCCGACGTCAGCCTTCTGCCGTTTGCCGATCACACGTTCGACAAGGCGGTGGCCATCAACACGGTCTATTTCTGGACCAGCCTGGCTGCGGGCTTACGGGAAATCCGCCGGGTGCTCCGTTCGAACGGGGTGTTGGCGATCGCGGCCATCACCCCGGATGCCGCGATCGAGATGCCGTTTGCCGCGTACGGTTTCGCCGTCTACGACGCCTTGGCGCTCGAACTGGCTTGCATGGCCGCAGGCTTCAACCAGGTCCGCATCGAGCCGTTCGTCGAGCCGCTGACAAACCCGCAAGCCGAAGCGGCGCCGCGAGAATTCTTTCTTGTCAGTGCCTCTGCGTCGAACGGCTGA
- a CDS encoding quinone oxidoreductase family protein has protein sequence MKAIQFKSFGNPDVLEYVDVPTPSADADSAVVQVKSASVNPSDVKNVSGHFEHTVLPRTPGRDFSGVVVDGPAEWIGADVWGTGGDIGFTRDGTHAQFIKIPLAALSRKPKTLSHEQAAAIGVNFVVAWLGAVDHAQLKAGETIAVIGAGGGVGGAVVQIAKARGCRVIGVDRHPPLPDSPAGRLIDAYVPFDEHAIERVKALSDGGVDVVYDSVGGVAFETALGLVKRRGRVVEISATGKRRVELDLIDFYHNETQLLGVDSAKLGVAESARLMTALVEGFESGALQPPAIAERYTLEHTREAYEAVTAGTRGRVVITM, from the coding sequence ATGAAAGCCATCCAGTTCAAGTCTTTCGGCAACCCGGACGTCCTCGAATACGTCGATGTGCCGACCCCGTCGGCCGACGCGGACAGCGCCGTGGTCCAGGTCAAGAGCGCCTCGGTCAATCCGAGCGATGTGAAGAACGTCTCCGGCCATTTCGAGCACACCGTGTTGCCGCGCACGCCGGGCCGCGACTTTAGCGGCGTCGTCGTGGACGGGCCCGCCGAATGGATCGGCGCCGATGTTTGGGGCACGGGCGGCGACATCGGCTTCACGCGCGACGGCACTCACGCCCAGTTCATCAAGATTCCCCTCGCTGCGCTGTCGCGCAAGCCGAAAACGCTCAGCCATGAACAGGCGGCGGCCATCGGCGTGAACTTCGTGGTGGCCTGGCTCGGCGCGGTGGACCACGCGCAACTGAAAGCCGGCGAAACCATTGCTGTGATCGGTGCGGGTGGCGGCGTGGGCGGTGCAGTGGTGCAGATCGCCAAAGCGCGCGGCTGCCGCGTGATCGGCGTGGACCGTCATCCGCCGCTGCCGGATTCGCCGGCAGGCCGCCTGATCGACGCATACGTGCCGTTCGACGAGCACGCCATCGAACGCGTCAAGGCCTTGAGCGACGGCGGCGTCGACGTGGTCTACGACTCGGTGGGCGGGGTCGCTTTCGAAACCGCCTTGGGCCTCGTCAAGCGCCGCGGCCGCGTGGTCGAAATCAGCGCAACCGGCAAGCGCCGCGTCGAACTCGACCTGATCGACTTCTACCATAACGAGACTCAGCTGCTCGGCGTCGATAGCGCCAAGCTGGGTGTCGCCGAATCGGCCCGGCTGATGACGGCGCTGGTCGAAGGCTTCGAGAGCGGCGCCCTGCAGCCGCCGGCCATTGCCGAACGCTACACGCTCGAGCACACCCGCGAAGCTTACGAGGCCGTCACCGCCGGCACACGCGGGCGTGTCGTCATCACGATGTGA
- a CDS encoding DUF1427 family protein translates to MKAYFVSLVVGLVVGLFYSAVNVKSPAPPTIALVGLLGMLGGEHLIPLVRTLLGLSVN, encoded by the coding sequence ATGAAAGCGTATTTCGTGTCGTTGGTGGTCGGCCTCGTGGTGGGCCTGTTCTACAGCGCCGTCAACGTGAAATCTCCGGCGCCGCCGACCATCGCGCTGGTCGGGCTGCTCGGCATGCTCGGCGGCGAACATCTGATTCCGCTGGTGCGGACATTGTTGGGCTTGAGCGTCAACTGA
- a CDS encoding DUF4337 domain-containing protein codes for MSDEYEVHGPHDHAVEHVGAGHGAHADADPFASRMAVMTAILATIGAIYAYQSGTSENLALYYKNEAAIKKTEAANQWSYYQAKGEKENLAELGAALSSPGSDAHAKFLADVEKYKQQKEPIRANAEAIEKDVTNNDAQSEKLLHGHHRWAQATTLIQISIALTAITLLTRKRWLRNLSMGVAVAGLLFGAAAFLSV; via the coding sequence ATGTCAGATGAATATGAAGTGCATGGTCCGCATGACCATGCTGTCGAACACGTTGGCGCAGGGCATGGCGCGCACGCGGATGCCGATCCGTTTGCGAGCCGCATGGCGGTGATGACGGCCATCCTTGCGACGATCGGCGCGATTTACGCCTACCAGAGCGGCACCAGCGAAAACCTCGCGCTCTACTACAAGAACGAAGCGGCCATCAAGAAGACCGAGGCTGCCAATCAATGGTCGTACTACCAGGCAAAGGGCGAGAAAGAAAACCTCGCTGAACTGGGCGCCGCGTTGTCGTCGCCGGGCAGCGACGCGCACGCGAAATTCCTCGCGGATGTCGAAAAGTACAAGCAGCAGAAAGAGCCAATTCGCGCCAACGCCGAAGCGATCGAAAAGGATGTAACCAACAACGACGCGCAAAGCGAGAAGCTGCTGCATGGGCATCACCGCTGGGCGCAGGCCACCACGCTGATCCAGATCTCGATTGCGCTGACGGCCATCACCTTGCTCACGCGCAAGCGGTGGCTGCGCAACCTGTCCATGGGGGTGGCCGTGGCCGGCCTCCTGTTCGGCGCGGCGGCGTTCCTGTCGGTTTAG
- a CDS encoding LysR family transcriptional regulator translates to MNTKRQFDDLLLGSIELFCLAAELASFTAAANAAGVTPAAVSRSVSRLEERLGVRLFVRTTRQIRLTEAGHAYFEQCSSALSQLVDAERQATGQQSAPAGLLRISMPTPYAHYRVLPLLPLFRERFPQVRVDAHLSNRNVDFAEESYDLAIRGKAPVDSNLIARKLEDAELVVVATPAYLERAGTPKSIDDLQRHECIQFDLPSTGRRIPWTLRGSDGFVDLNTEGGYSTGGDVLGGVTLARHGAGLFQTYRFVVEQDLRNGGLVEVMKDFGGASRPFVLLYPHGRHLSARVRSFVDFLVEQLANRTARS, encoded by the coding sequence ATGAATACCAAACGGCAATTCGACGACCTGCTGCTCGGCAGCATCGAGCTGTTTTGCCTCGCCGCGGAACTGGCGAGCTTCACCGCGGCAGCCAACGCGGCCGGCGTCACGCCCGCCGCGGTGAGCCGTTCGGTATCGCGCCTTGAGGAGCGCCTCGGGGTGCGCCTGTTCGTGCGTACCACGCGGCAAATCCGCCTGACCGAGGCCGGCCACGCCTATTTCGAGCAATGCAGCAGCGCGCTTTCGCAACTGGTGGATGCCGAGCGTCAGGCCACCGGGCAACAGTCGGCGCCGGCCGGCTTGCTGCGCATCAGCATGCCCACACCTTACGCGCATTACCGGGTGCTGCCGCTCCTGCCGTTGTTTCGCGAGCGCTTTCCGCAAGTCCGGGTGGATGCGCACCTCAGCAACCGCAATGTCGACTTCGCCGAGGAGAGCTACGACCTCGCCATCCGCGGCAAGGCGCCGGTCGATTCCAACCTGATCGCGCGCAAGCTAGAAGATGCCGAACTGGTGGTCGTGGCCACGCCGGCCTACCTGGAACGGGCGGGCACACCGAAGTCGATCGACGATCTGCAGCGCCACGAATGCATCCAGTTCGACCTGCCCAGCACGGGCCGCCGCATTCCCTGGACGCTGCGCGGCAGCGATGGCTTCGTCGACCTGAACACCGAGGGCGGCTATTCGACCGGCGGCGACGTGCTCGGCGGCGTGACGCTCGCCCGCCACGGCGCGGGGCTGTTTCAGACGTATCGCTTCGTGGTCGAGCAGGATCTGCGCAACGGCGGTCTCGTCGAAGTGATGAAGGATTTCGGCGGCGCGTCGCGGCCCTTCGTGCTGCTCTACCCGCATGGACGGCATCTGTCGGCGCGCGTGCGCAGTTTCGTGGATTTTCTCGTCGAGCAGCTCGCCAATCGCACCGCGCGATCCTGA